Proteins from a single region of Caloramator sp. E03:
- the coaD gene encoding pantetheine-phosphate adenylyltransferase yields the protein MNKIAVYPGSFDPITNGHLDVIERSCKIFDKVIVAVLENPEKKAPLFTIDERVELIKKSTKGMANVEVASFKGLLINFMKKRDANIIIKGLRAVSDFDYEFQMALLNHKLDPNIDTLFMMTNSKYSYLSSSAVKQVAMYGGCIKELVPDVIIEDIINKIKVLKNKI from the coding sequence ATGAATAAAATAGCAGTTTATCCAGGGAGTTTTGATCCAATTACTAATGGACATCTTGATGTGATTGAAAGATCATGTAAAATATTTGATAAAGTAATAGTTGCTGTACTTGAAAATCCTGAAAAAAAAGCACCTCTTTTTACAATAGATGAAAGAGTAGAGCTCATTAAAAAATCAACAAAGGGTATGGCAAATGTTGAAGTTGCAAGTTTTAAGGGGTTATTAATAAATTTTATGAAAAAAAGAGATGCAAATATTATTATTAAAGGTCTAAGAGCTGTTTCTGATTTTGATTATGAGTTTCAGATGGCTCTTCTTAATCATAAATTAGACCCCAATATAGACACATTATTTATGATGACAAATAGTAAGTATTCATACTTAAGTTCAAGTGCAGTAAAGCAAGTAGCAATGTATGGAGGGTGCATTAAAGAACTTGTACCTGATGTTATTATTGAAGATATAATAAATAAAATAAAAGTATTAAAAAATAAAATTTGA
- a CDS encoding patatin-like phospholipase family protein, translated as MKERLKVGLALGSGASRGLAHIGVIETLLKYGITIDMVSGSSIGALIGSLYCCDIDFKYVKALFKQLPKKAYLDVSVPRLGFIKGERIESILKLITKDCDFKDLKTPLSVVATDLKNKKEVIFTEGKVYEAVRASISVPGVFVPYFKDDMILVDGGVIERVPAKAVRKMGADIIIGVDVGFNLTSSNCKSIFDVLYESIDLMERELFLMKKQDADIMIRVDLNDIDPTRFDLVDVCVEKGIAATLDVIETIKQKIEGK; from the coding sequence ATGAAAGAAAGATTAAAAGTGGGACTTGCTTTAGGCTCTGGTGCTTCAAGGGGACTTGCTCATATTGGAGTAATTGAAACGTTGTTAAAATATGGCATAACAATTGATATGGTTTCTGGAAGTAGTATAGGCGCATTAATAGGTAGTTTATATTGTTGTGATATCGATTTTAAATATGTTAAAGCTCTTTTTAAACAGTTGCCAAAGAAGGCATATCTAGATGTAAGTGTACCAAGGCTTGGTTTTATAAAAGGGGAAAGAATAGAAAGTATATTAAAACTAATAACAAAAGACTGTGATTTTAAAGATTTAAAAACACCCCTATCAGTTGTGGCTACAGATTTAAAAAACAAAAAGGAAGTTATTTTTACAGAGGGTAAAGTATATGAAGCTGTAAGAGCAAGCATATCAGTTCCAGGAGTATTTGTTCCCTATTTTAAAGACGATATGATATTAGTAGATGGAGGGGTAATTGAAAGAGTACCTGCAAAAGCAGTTAGAAAAATGGGGGCAGATATTATAATAGGAGTTGATGTAGGATTTAATTTAACAAGCAGTAATTGTAAAAGCATTTTTGATGTACTTTATGAATCAATTGATTTGATGGAAAGGGAACTATTTCTTATGAAAAAACAAGATGCTGATATAATGATTCGGGTCGATTTAAATGATATCGACCCGACGAGATTTGATCTTGTAGATGTATGTGTTGAAAAAGGAATAGCTGCAACTTTAGATGTTATTGAGACAATAAAACAAAAGATTGAGGGTAAATAA
- a CDS encoding nucleotidyltransferase has translation MSVTGIIVEYNPLHNGHIYHINKTKQITGCQYIIAVMSGNFVQRGEPAIINKWARARAALLSGIDLVIELPTIFSISSAEGFAFGAISVLNSLGIVDNICFGSEVGDIDKLFYISKILYQEPEEYRLMLKKYIKSGLSYPAARQYSLYKYIIDKNDVNVNTKDIEKLINNPNNILSIEYIKALLTLNSNIKPYTIKRIISSYNDEKLSGSISSATSIRKNFYNDIIKNSLPQYSYEIIEEEKINGRAPIIIDDFSNIILYKLRTEGLDYISSILDVTEGLEYKIKKASEDSNSINELIKNIKSKRYTESRIKRILIYSLLGITKEYWKNNMNSALKYIRILGFNSNGKKLLREIKTKCNIPIITNPSPKDSIFLDMDIRATDLYVLGYKNILYKYAKQDLKTPPVII, from the coding sequence ATGTCTGTAACAGGTATAATAGTAGAGTACAATCCATTACATAACGGTCATATTTATCATATAAACAAAACAAAGCAAATAACAGGCTGTCAATATATTATTGCTGTAATGAGTGGCAACTTTGTTCAAAGAGGTGAGCCTGCCATTATTAATAAATGGGCAAGAGCTAGGGCTGCCTTACTTTCAGGAATTGACTTAGTAATTGAACTCCCTACTATTTTTTCTATCAGCAGTGCTGAAGGTTTTGCCTTTGGTGCAATATCTGTACTCAACTCACTTGGTATAGTAGATAACATTTGTTTTGGAAGTGAAGTTGGAGATATAGATAAGCTTTTTTATATATCAAAAATACTATACCAAGAACCTGAAGAATATAGACTTATGCTAAAAAAATATATTAAGTCTGGTTTGTCATACCCTGCTGCAAGACAATACTCCCTCTACAAGTATATAATAGATAAAAATGATGTCAATGTAAATACAAAAGATATCGAAAAATTAATAAATAACCCAAATAATATACTCTCTATTGAGTATATAAAAGCATTATTAACATTAAATAGCAATATTAAACCTTATACTATAAAAAGAATTATAAGTTCTTATAACGATGAAAAATTGTCAGGTAGTATATCAAGCGCTACTTCAATAAGGAAAAACTTTTATAACGATATAATAAAAAATTCCCTCCCACAATATTCTTATGAAATAATAGAGGAGGAAAAAATTAATGGTAGAGCGCCAATTATAATAGATGATTTTTCAAATATAATACTTTATAAGCTAAGAACTGAAGGATTAGACTATATATCATCAATTCTTGATGTAACAGAAGGACTTGAATACAAGATAAAAAAGGCAAGTGAAGATTCAAACTCTATTAATGAACTTATAAAAAATATAAAAAGCAAAAGATATACTGAATCAAGGATAAAAAGGATACTAATATATTCATTACTTGGTATTACAAAGGAATATTGGAAAAACAATATGAATTCTGCTTTAAAATATATAAGAATTCTTGGATTTAATAGCAACGGTAAAAAGCTTTTAAGAGAAATCAAAACAAAGTGTAACATTCCTATTATTACCAATCCATCACCAAAAGATTCAATATTTTTAGATATGGATATAAGAGCTACTGATCTTTATGTTTTAGGCTACAAAAATATTTTATATAAATATGCAAAGCAAGACCTTAAAACACCCCCAGTTATTATATAA
- the pta gene encoding phosphate acetyltransferase, with amino-acid sequence MGLMEKIWLKAKSELKVIALPEGSEPRTVKAAEIIKKEGLAEVILLGDEAEIKNVAQSEGANIDGIKIINPLTSDKTEYYAEQLYEIRKNKGMTIEKAREMVLDTMYYGTMMVKLKDADGMVSGAIHSTGDLLRPGMQIIKTAPGISIVSSVFVMEVPNEAYGEKGLFVFGDCAVNPNPTAQELAAIAVTSARTAKSLCGIEPRIAMLSFSTKGSAKHELVDKVVEATKLAKEMAPDIMIDGELQLDAAIVPKVASLKAPGSNVAGKANVLIFPDLQAGNIGYKLVQRLANAEAIGPICQGFAAPINDLSRGCSVEDIVNVVAITAVQAQGINL; translated from the coding sequence ATGGGCTTAATGGAAAAAATATGGTTAAAGGCAAAAAGCGAACTGAAAGTTATTGCATTGCCTGAAGGTAGTGAACCAAGAACTGTTAAAGCTGCTGAAATAATAAAAAAAGAAGGTTTAGCAGAAGTAATATTGCTTGGAGATGAGGCTGAAATTAAAAATGTTGCTCAAAGTGAAGGAGCAAATATCGATGGAATTAAAATAATAAATCCATTGACATCAGACAAGACAGAGTACTATGCAGAACAGCTTTATGAAATAAGAAAAAACAAAGGAATGACAATTGAAAAAGCAAGGGAAATGGTTCTTGATACGATGTATTATGGAACAATGATGGTTAAACTTAAGGATGCCGATGGAATGGTATCAGGTGCTATTCACTCTACTGGTGATTTGTTAAGACCAGGAATGCAGATAATTAAAACTGCTCCGGGTATATCAATAGTATCAAGTGTTTTTGTTATGGAAGTTCCAAATGAAGCTTATGGAGAAAAAGGGTTATTTGTATTTGGAGACTGTGCTGTAAATCCAAATCCTACAGCTCAAGAACTTGCTGCAATAGCAGTAACAAGTGCAAGAACAGCAAAGTCACTTTGTGGAATTGAGCCAAGGATTGCAATGCTTTCTTTCTCAACTAAAGGAAGTGCAAAACATGAACTTGTTGACAAAGTTGTTGAAGCAACAAAATTGGCAAAGGAAATGGCACCTGATATAATGATAGATGGAGAGCTTCAGCTTGATGCAGCAATTGTTCCAAAAGTTGCTTCACTAAAAGCACCAGGAAGTAATGTTGCTGGCAAAGCTAATGTATTAATATTCCCTGATCTTCAAGCAGGAAATATAGGATATAAACTTGTTCAAAGGCTTGCAAACGCTGAAGCAATAGGACCTATATGTCAAGGATTTGCTGCACCAATAAATGATCTTTCAAGGGGATGCAGCGTTGAAGATATAGTTAATGTTGTTGCTATAACAGCAGTTCAAGCCCAGGGAATAAATTTATAA
- a CDS encoding acetate/propionate family kinase translates to MKILVVNCGSSSLKYQLINMKNESLLAKGLVERIGIEGSVLTHKPEGKDKVVIEQPMKDHKDAIKLVLDALTDKNHGVIDDMSEISAVGHRVVHGGEKYASSVLINDDVMKVLEECTRLAPLHNPPNLIGINACKALMPNTPMVAVFDTAFHQTMPDYAYMYALPYELYEKYGVRRYGFHGTSHKYVSKIAADLLGKDIKDCKIITCHLGNGASVAAVANGKSVDTSMGFTPLEGLVMGTRCGDIDPAIVTFLQEEANMSSKDVNNVMNKKSGVLGISGVSSDFRDVEDAAANGDKRAKLALDMFYYRVKKYIGAYAAAMGGVDAIVFTAGLGENSPEARYESCKGLEFLGIKIDENKNNVKGKLTEVSTSDSKVKVYLIPTNEELMIARDTMEIVSTL, encoded by the coding sequence ATGAAGATACTTGTTGTAAACTGTGGTAGTTCATCTTTAAAATATCAATTAATTAATATGAAAAATGAATCATTACTTGCAAAAGGACTTGTTGAGAGAATAGGAATAGAAGGATCAGTATTAACTCACAAACCTGAAGGTAAAGATAAGGTAGTTATTGAGCAACCTATGAAAGATCATAAGGACGCTATAAAATTAGTTCTTGATGCTTTAACAGATAAAAACCACGGCGTTATTGATGATATGAGTGAAATATCTGCTGTAGGACACAGAGTGGTTCATGGAGGAGAAAAATATGCTTCATCAGTTCTAATAAATGATGACGTAATGAAGGTTCTTGAAGAATGTACAAGGCTTGCCCCACTACACAATCCACCAAACCTAATAGGTATAAATGCATGTAAGGCTTTAATGCCAAATACTCCTATGGTTGCTGTATTTGATACTGCATTTCATCAAACTATGCCTGATTATGCATATATGTATGCTCTCCCTTATGAATTATATGAAAAATATGGAGTAAGAAGATACGGATTCCATGGTACATCTCACAAATATGTATCAAAAATTGCAGCAGATTTGCTTGGAAAAGACATAAAAGATTGCAAAATAATTACATGCCATCTTGGAAATGGAGCAAGTGTTGCTGCTGTTGCAAATGGAAAATCAGTAGATACAAGCATGGGATTTACACCTCTTGAAGGACTTGTCATGGGAACAAGATGTGGGGATATTGATCCTGCAATTGTAACTTTCCTTCAGGAAGAAGCGAATATGTCTTCTAAAGATGTTAACAACGTTATGAATAAAAAATCCGGTGTATTAGGTATATCAGGAGTAAGCAGCGATTTTAGAGATGTTGAAGATGCAGCTGCTAATGGTGATAAGAGAGCAAAGCTTGCTTTAGATATGTTTTATTATAGAGTAAAAAAATATATCGGAGCTTATGCTGCTGCAATGGGTGGAGTAGATGCTATTGTATTTACAGCGGGACTTGGTGAGAATTCCCCTGAGGCAAGATATGAATCTTGTAAGGGACTCGAATTTTTAGGCATTAAGATAGATGAAAATAAGAATAATGTTAAGGGAAAATTAACAGAAGTATCTACTTCAGACTCTAAAGTTAAGGTATATCTTATTCCAACAAATGAAGAACTTATGATAGCAAGGGATACTATGGAAATAGTAAGCACACTATAA
- a CDS encoding YceD family protein yields the protein MLLNISDLIKGNIEVLPFEIILNKDVLERDDFKFVLLSPLKVVGNAYYDGGLVKVKGNISATVQAQCSRCLQNFDYDCNIDFDENFTKEHENEETYYYNGSTIDLSNMVIDNIILSMPIKFLCSEDCKGLCPICGKNLNNGSCNCEKGEIDPRFAVLKDFFKGN from the coding sequence ATGTTACTTAATATTTCTGACCTTATAAAAGGTAATATTGAAGTTTTGCCATTTGAGATTATTTTAAATAAGGACGTTCTTGAAAGGGATGATTTTAAGTTTGTGCTTTTGTCACCCCTAAAAGTTGTAGGCAATGCTTATTATGATGGAGGTCTTGTAAAGGTAAAGGGAAATATTAGTGCAACTGTTCAAGCACAATGCTCAAGATGCCTTCAGAATTTTGATTATGATTGCAACATTGATTTTGACGAAAATTTTACAAAAGAGCATGAAAATGAAGAGACCTATTACTATAATGGTAGTACTATTGATTTGAGCAACATGGTAATTGACAATATAATTCTTTCAATGCCTATAAAGTTTTTATGCAGTGAGGACTGTAAAGGTTTATGTCCAATTTGTGGTAAAAACTTAAATAATGGCAGTTGTAACTGCGAAAAAGGAGAGATTGATCCAAGATTTGCAGTACTCAAAGATTTTTTTAAAGGCAATTGA
- the rpmF gene encoding 50S ribosomal protein L32, with amino-acid sequence MGNPARRHSKARRDKRRAQTWKLSMPGMVECPQCHEMKLAHRVCDNCGYYKNRTVIEK; translated from the coding sequence ATGGGAAATCCTGCGAGAAGACATTCAAAAGCAAGAAGAGATAAGAGAAGAGCTCAGACATGGAAACTTTCAATGCCTGGAATGGTTGAATGTCCACAGTGCCATGAGATGAAGTTAGCTCATAGGGTATGTGATAACTGTGGATATTACAAAAATAGGACAGTTATAGAGAAATAA
- the fapR gene encoding transcription factor FapR, with product MNSREKKIQRQNELMEIIKENPFITDEELAEKFNISIQTIRLDRLELGIPELRERIKNVAEDKFAKVKAIEGREFVGELIDITPGKNAISIFDTNKSLVFKKTKVVKGQYIYAMAETLALAIVDAKAALTGVANIKYKRPVYAGERLVAKGEIVRTRGNKFFVWVFIYVNQQEVFRGKFILVAIDENKEELK from the coding sequence ATGAATAGTAGGGAAAAGAAAATACAAAGACAAAATGAGCTAATGGAAATAATAAAGGAAAATCCTTTCATTACAGATGAAGAATTAGCTGAAAAATTTAATATTTCAATACAAACAATAAGATTAGACAGGTTAGAACTTGGAATTCCAGAACTCAGAGAGAGAATAAAAAATGTAGCTGAGGATAAATTTGCAAAGGTTAAGGCTATAGAAGGAAGAGAATTTGTTGGAGAACTTATAGATATAACACCAGGAAAGAATGCTATTTCAATTTTTGATACAAATAAAAGTTTGGTGTTTAAAAAGACAAAGGTTGTTAAGGGACAGTACATATATGCAATGGCGGAAACATTAGCTCTTGCTATAGTTGATGCAAAGGCAGCTTTAACAGGAGTTGCAAATATAAAATATAAAAGGCCTGTATATGCAGGTGAAAGGCTTGTAGCTAAAGGCGAGATTGTAAGAACAAGAGGTAATAAATTTTTTGTTTGGGTTTTTATATACGTTAACCAGCAAGAAGTTTTTAGAGGGAAATTTATACTTGTTGCCATTGATGAGAATAAGGAGGAATTAAAATGA
- the plsX gene encoding phosphate acyltransferase PlsX, with protein MKIIVDAMGGDNAPEEVVKGAYLASNEFNIDIVLVGDKEKIEKVFNDNNISTNKIEIVHTTEVITNNDSPTLSIRRKKDSSIVVGMKLLKEKKADAFISAGSTGAILAGGLFIVGRIEGIDRAALSPVIPGKNNYFMLIDSGANAECKPENILDFGIMGDIYSKKVLKKQSPTIGIVNIGSEEEKGNSFTKECYNLLKNSNINFKGNVEAREIPEGNIDVILCDGFTGNVILKLFEGVAGTIFDILKEEIMTSTVTKLGGLLLKPVFKKFKKKFDYTEYGGAILLGVDGTVIKAHGSSNAKAIKNAVRQAILCIEGNVVEEIKNEIKRYKS; from the coding sequence ATGAAAATTATTGTTGATGCTATGGGAGGAGATAATGCACCAGAGGAAGTAGTAAAGGGAGCATATCTTGCATCAAATGAATTTAATATTGATATAGTACTTGTTGGAGATAAGGAAAAAATAGAAAAAGTATTTAATGATAATAACATATCTACTAATAAAATTGAAATTGTACATACTACAGAAGTTATAACAAATAATGATTCTCCAACTCTTTCTATTAGAAGAAAAAAAGATTCTTCTATTGTAGTTGGAATGAAACTTTTAAAGGAAAAAAAAGCTGATGCTTTTATTTCAGCTGGAAGTACAGGGGCAATTCTTGCAGGAGGCCTTTTTATAGTAGGAAGAATTGAAGGAATAGATAGAGCAGCTCTATCTCCTGTAATTCCTGGCAAAAACAATTATTTTATGCTTATTGATTCTGGTGCAAATGCGGAATGTAAGCCTGAAAACATACTTGATTTTGGGATAATGGGAGATATATATTCCAAAAAGGTTTTAAAAAAGCAATCACCTACAATTGGGATAGTAAATATTGGATCAGAAGAAGAAAAGGGAAATTCTTTTACAAAAGAGTGCTACAATCTATTAAAAAACAGCAATATAAATTTTAAAGGCAATGTAGAAGCAAGGGAGATACCTGAGGGTAATATTGATGTTATATTATGTGATGGATTTACTGGAAATGTTATTTTGAAACTATTTGAAGGAGTAGCAGGAACTATTTTTGACATTTTAAAAGAAGAGATTATGACTTCTACAGTAACTAAACTTGGAGGGTTACTTTTAAAGCCTGTATTTAAGAAATTTAAAAAGAAGTTTGATTATACTGAATACGGCGGTGCAATACTTCTTGGAGTTGACGGTACTGTAATAAAAGCGCATGGGAGTTCAAATGCTAAAGCTATAAAAAACGCAGTAAGACAAGCAATTCTTTGTATTGAGGGTAATGTTGTTGAAGAAATTAAAAATGAAATTAAAAGATATAAATCTTAA
- a CDS encoding beta-ketoacyl-ACP synthase III — protein MKYNAGITGIGISIPKKVLTNKDLENMVETSDEWIVSRTGIKERRIADENIAASDLSTEAAKEAILMAGIDAKDVDLIIVTTVTPDMLYPATAAIVQNNIGAVNAAAFDVSAGCTGFIYGVTIATQFIETGFYKNILVIGCDLLSKVTDFTDRNTCVLFGDGCGAVLISRTEEKGIIDEYIMADGSGADFLSLPAGGSRMPSTIETVNKRLHYTFMNGPEVFKFAVKAMPEAVTKLIEKSGFNLSSIDYLIPHQANIRIIESAAKRLGISMDNVGITLDKYGNMSSASIPVTLYEDFKNKKIKKGDNIILVGFGAGLTYGAVLIKWML, from the coding sequence ATGAAATATAATGCAGGGATAACTGGTATAGGAATAAGTATACCAAAAAAAGTACTAACAAACAAAGATCTTGAAAATATGGTTGAAACATCAGATGAATGGATTGTTTCAAGAACAGGAATAAAAGAAAGAAGGATAGCAGACGAAAATATTGCTGCTTCGGACCTCTCAACAGAAGCTGCAAAGGAAGCAATTTTAATGGCAGGAATCGATGCAAAGGATGTTGATCTTATAATTGTTACTACAGTTACTCCAGATATGCTGTATCCTGCAACAGCAGCAATTGTACAAAATAATATTGGTGCAGTAAATGCTGCAGCTTTTGACGTTTCAGCAGGCTGTACAGGATTTATATATGGGGTTACTATTGCAACTCAATTTATTGAAACAGGTTTTTATAAGAACATATTGGTTATTGGGTGTGACTTGCTTTCAAAAGTTACAGATTTTACAGATAGGAATACATGTGTACTCTTTGGAGATGGTTGTGGTGCAGTTTTAATTTCAAGAACAGAAGAGAAAGGTATAATCGATGAATACATAATGGCTGACGGTTCAGGAGCAGATTTTCTATCGCTTCCAGCAGGAGGATCGAGAATGCCATCAACAATTGAAACTGTGAATAAAAGGCTTCATTATACTTTTATGAATGGTCCTGAGGTTTTTAAATTTGCAGTTAAAGCTATGCCTGAAGCAGTAACAAAACTAATTGAAAAGTCAGGTTTTAATTTATCAAGCATAGATTATCTTATACCTCATCAGGCAAATATAAGAATAATTGAATCTGCTGCAAAAAGGCTTGGAATATCAATGGATAATGTAGGCATTACATTAGATAAATATGGTAATATGTCATCAGCTTCAATTCCTGTAACTTTATATGAAGACTTTAAAAATAAAAAAATTAAAAAAGGTGATAATATCATATTAGTAGGTTTTGGAGCAGGACTGACTTATGGAGCAGTATTAATAAAATGGATGTTATAG
- the fabK gene encoding enoyl-[acyl-carrier-protein] reductase FabK, with protein sequence MKTRVCELLNIEYPIFQGGMAWVSTYELAAAVSEAGGLGIIAAGGADGEYVRNQIRKIKEITKRPFGINVMLMSPYVDDVMKIIIEEKVPVITTGAGNPGKYIKALKEKGTKVFPVVPSVALAKRMEKEGVDGVIAEGTESGGHIGELTTMCLVPQVVDAVSIPVIAAGGIGDGRGMLAAFALGAEGVQIGTRFVCSNECVVHENYKRAIIEAGDRDAVATGRKTGHPVRCLKNKLTREFEKLENSNADKEEIEKLGTGALRKAAILGDIEYGSVMAGQISGLIKDIKPCKTIISDLIKDYEENLKKLKEWCR encoded by the coding sequence ATGAAAACAAGAGTTTGTGAATTGCTTAATATTGAGTATCCAATTTTTCAGGGGGGCATGGCTTGGGTTTCAACTTATGAACTTGCAGCAGCAGTATCAGAAGCAGGAGGGCTTGGTATAATTGCTGCTGGTGGTGCTGATGGTGAATATGTAAGAAATCAAATTAGAAAAATAAAAGAGATTACTAAAAGACCTTTTGGTATAAATGTTATGCTTATGTCGCCCTATGTTGATGATGTTATGAAGATAATTATTGAAGAAAAAGTTCCTGTAATAACAACTGGTGCAGGTAATCCTGGCAAATATATTAAAGCATTAAAGGAAAAAGGAACAAAGGTTTTTCCAGTTGTTCCATCTGTTGCTTTAGCAAAGAGAATGGAAAAAGAAGGTGTTGATGGAGTAATAGCTGAAGGTACAGAATCAGGAGGTCATATAGGGGAACTTACTACAATGTGCCTTGTACCTCAGGTTGTAGATGCTGTATCTATTCCAGTAATTGCAGCTGGAGGAATTGGCGATGGAAGGGGAATGCTTGCGGCATTTGCACTTGGTGCAGAAGGTGTCCAAATAGGAACAAGATTTGTATGCTCTAATGAATGTGTAGTACACGAAAACTATAAAAGAGCAATTATAGAGGCAGGGGATAGAGATGCTGTTGCTACTGGAAGGAAAACAGGACACCCAGTAAGGTGTTTAAAGAATAAGCTTACAAGGGAATTTGAGAAGCTTGAGAATTCTAATGCGGACAAGGAAGAAATAGAGAAGCTTGGGACAGGTGCTCTAAGAAAAGCAGCAATTTTAGGTGATATTGAGTATGGTTCTGTTATGGCAGGGCAAATTTCTGGTCTTATAAAGGATATAAAACCTTGTAAAACTATTATTTCTGATTTAATTAAAGATTACGAAGAAAACTTAAAAAAGCTAAAGGAATGGTGTAGATGA
- the fabG gene encoding 3-oxoacyl-[acyl-carrier-protein] reductase, translating into MKLKGKISLVTGASTGIGRAIAIEYAKEGAVVIVNYSGNEEAALKVVEEIKALGGMAESIKCDVSNFENVKNMIDDIINKYGRIDILVNNAGITKDNLIMRMDVEDFGRVIDVNLKGCFNTIKCVSKYMIKQKYGKIINMSSVVGITGNAGQANYAASKAGVIALTKSAAKELAARNINVNAIAPGYIDTRMTEALNDKIKEDILNKIPFKKTGKPEDIAKAALFLACDESNYITGQVINVDGGMVM; encoded by the coding sequence ATGAAACTAAAAGGGAAAATATCACTTGTAACTGGAGCATCTACAGGGATTGGAAGAGCAATTGCGATAGAATATGCTAAAGAAGGTGCTGTGGTTATCGTAAACTATTCAGGAAATGAAGAAGCAGCATTAAAAGTAGTTGAAGAAATAAAGGCATTAGGCGGTATGGCAGAGAGCATAAAATGTGATGTATCAAATTTTGAAAATGTAAAAAATATGATTGATGATATAATTAATAAGTATGGCAGAATAGATATACTTGTTAATAATGCAGGAATTACAAAGGATAATCTTATAATGAGAATGGATGTTGAAGATTTTGGTAGAGTTATAGATGTTAATTTAAAAGGCTGTTTTAATACAATTAAATGTGTTTCAAAATACATGATAAAGCAAAAATATGGTAAAATTATAAATATGTCTTCTGTTGTTGGTATTACTGGAAATGCTGGTCAAGCAAATTATGCTGCATCAAAGGCAGGAGTTATTGCTCTTACTAAATCTGCTGCAAAAGAGTTAGCAGCAAGAAATATAAATGTCAACGCAATAGCACCAGGTTATATTGATACAAGGATGACAGAAGCATTAAACGATAAGATAAAAGAAGATATATTGAATAAAATACCCTTTAAAAAGACAGGAAAACCGGAAGATATTGCAAAAGCAGCATTATTTTTGGCCTGTGATGAATCAAATTATATAACAGGCCAAGTAATAAATGTTGACGGAGGAATGGTTATGTAA
- the acpP gene encoding acyl carrier protein produces the protein MIFEKVKERISDILGVDSDDITMESSFIDDLGADSLDIVELIMALEEEFDIEIPDEDAEKIQTVGDVVEYIKEHTDM, from the coding sequence ATGATATTTGAAAAAGTGAAAGAAAGAATTTCAGATATACTTGGAGTTGATTCTGATGATATAACCATGGAATCATCATTTATTGATGATCTTGGTGCAGATTCTCTTGATATCGTTGAGCTTATTATGGCTCTTGAAGAGGAATTTGATATAGAAATTCCAGATGAAGATGCTGAAAAAATTCAAACTGTTGGTGATGTAGTGGAGTACATAAAGGAACATACAGATATGTAA